The genomic stretch GGGCTGGAGTGGAAAAGGAGGGCATAGAGGCACTTCAGGCTGACATTAAAACCCGGTTGGCATCCTCCTGGGCCCCGAAGTGAGAGGGCCAGGAGGTATGCGGTCAACAATGCTTGACTCAGGGAGGAAGACGCCCCTGCCATGCATAGTCCCATGGGATGTTGGCTATCAACAACAAGGCAACTCCTATGACTAATTGGGAATGGGACGCAAGCGTAAGATTGATCACCCTGTCGCTGGCCGCCTTTGGGGAGGGTGTATAYTgtgaaaggccgaaacaccctaggaaccaaaggtacactactgatgatgcgctccccaaatttcaccagtctcactgttcatgaactcttggaagtgcttgcacaaaggatagtaacatctcatcctgtgttcttggaatcTGCAATGGGATGGTTGCAAATCTTAAAGAAATtatgtgatttaaaaaatatatagttgttAAACCATGAACAATGCTACATTATAGCTTATTATAGAGCCTAAAATGTTAGCTTGACTACTGCATCCCTACTGTATATTCAGACCAGAATCACGAAATAATCTGAGTAAATGTATCCCCCTCTATTTGACCGTGTTTTTGACAAGTTTTcattgtatatacactgaacaacaacaaaaacgcaacatgtaaagtgttggtcccatgtttcccagaaattttccacacacacaaaaggcttatttctctaatttgttttgtttacattggttagtgagcatttctcctttgccaagacaggtgtggcatatcaagaagctgattaaacagcatgatcattaaacaggtgtaCTTTGcactgggaacaataaaaggccactctaaaatgtgcagttttgtcacacaacacaatgcaacagatgtctcaagttttgagggagagtgcaattggcatgctgactgcataaATGTTCATGAGCGCTGTTGTCAGAGaagttcatttctctaccataaccgcctccaacgtcattttaaagaatttggcagtacttccataaccgcagaccacatgtaaccacgccagcccaggacctccacatctggcttcttcacctgcgggttcgtctgagaccagccacccagacaggtgatggaactgtgggtttgcacaaccaaatcatttctgcacaaactgtcagaaaccatctcagggaagctcatctgtgtgctcgtcattctcaccagggtcttgacctgactgcactttggcgtcgtaaccgacttcagtgggcaaatgctcacctacGATGGCCAcaggcacgctggagaagtgtgctcttcacggattaatctcGGTTTCAATTATACCGGCCAGATGGAGACAGCGTGTATgacgttgtgtgggtgagtggttttctgatgtcatcattgtgaacagagtgccgcatggtggcagtggggttatggtatgggcaggcataagcagacaacgaacacaattccatttttatcaatggcaatttgaatgcacagagataccgtgatgagatcctgaggaccattgtcgtTGCATTCATCCACCgccttcacctcatgtttcagcatgataattcacagccccatgtcgcaaggatctgtacacaattcttggaagctgaaaatgtcctagttcttccatggcctgtttactcaccagacatgtcacccatttagcATGTTTGGGCACAATCAACGgccagatcaactctatgcgaaggagatgtgtcgtgcagcatgaggcaaatggtggtcacaccagatactgactggttttctgatatccacccctactttttttttgttggtatttgtgaccaacagatgtatatctgtattcccagtcatgttaaatccataatttagggtctaatttatttatttaaattgactgaattccttatatgaactgtaactctgtaaaatattctaaattgttgcatgttgcatttatatttttgttcagtgtagctgactcatagctagctaaacaatgaaccataatcccaactcatgacgttactacccagcatgaatctgcaggtagctaaccaaccaggttcaatgttagctagccaagcaaatggctctgagatacgaataataagatcatacatgtaacgtaagctagcaagccagccagctaacattagctagctaacagtacactttaacttgaaataaaaCCACtttcttacccatatacatggacgcgtctcctgtcacGGATGCAATGGTTGCCCTaaatttgaagatgtaatccggagacaggtgttttctccatctccttataCTCGAAGTCCActaaactcagtcctccagaaagtggagagcaacacgtaTGCATTTTTACTACGCATTATTTTAAAAgaaaaagctgcgttagacaggattaccaacacatactgaccagctcaaatagacagacgcgtgctaaatggcagaccaatccaaactcatctcttggcatgtccagcccactcattatctcagccaatcatggctagcaagaaggttgctgtctttttctgtggctaaaccaactaggcttgtaatttacatttttattcgtatttacagatggcatacaagtttgcaATTAAGGCacatgtaagttcacatgttcgagtaGGTATTTCCGCCAAAAAACATCTTTTGAAAAAAGAAATGTCTAATTGAAAAGGTACTCCTGTGAagtacgcctagtttcctgaaactggtcacataataataatgaaaaagaGAATTGACTGTAATGTTCATCAGCCCTGTTTCTTAGCCTTGTATTGTAGCACCATCTAGTGTGGGACAACATTACTGTCCAATCCATTTTAATATTGGAGTTAAAGCTTTGATCTCCAGCTTCAGAAAAACAGAARAGKCACTTTATTAGCTTCAGTCATTTTCATCCAAATGMAATTTTAAAAAARTCATGAGTTCATAAGAAGTAAAAACACCACTGAGGTTCAGGCTCTGTCATTCCAACAGATGAAACACACCATGActccaaaacaacagaaatataaCAGAAATCAAATAATAGAGAAATGCKTTCCAAAGGGAAGGAGTGGTTGTTGCATTCTTCATGTGTTCCAWAATGGATATACTTTAGCTGTCCTTTGTGATTGGTTATTGTTCCTCATCCCTTGATCTCCACGATTTAAAACTTAAATATGTACTTCCTGCATAGCAGAGCGTGACCAGGAAGGCAAAGAACTGAAAAAKAGACGGATGAAAACATAATTCAGTACAATACTGGGTATGAGTTTGAGTAGGCTTAATAMATAGCAAATAGATAGCATTCTGGATGGTACAGTGGCATCATACCTCTCTTATCTGACTTGTAGGCATATATTTGGCATTTTAATAGTGTATATTTTAATATCGCTGTAATTATAAATCATATTGTTGgcgtgatttttttatttattttaacccccttttctccccaattttcatggtatccgatcgctagtaattactatcttgtctcatcgctacaactcccgtacgggctcgggagagacgaaggtcgaaagccatgcgtcctccgaagcacaacccaaccaagccacactgcttcttaacacagcgcgcctccaacccggaagccagccgcaccaatgtgtcggaggaaacaccgtgcacctggcccccttggttagcacgcactatgcccggcccgccacaggagtcactggagcgcgatgagacaaggatatccctaccggccaaaccctccctaacccggacgacgctgggccaattgtgcgtcgccccacggacctcccggtcgcggccggctgcgacagagcgcgaacccagagactctggtggcgcagtacgcgctgcgatgcagtgccctagaccactctgCGCACCCGGGAGGCCCACAGTTGGCATGTATTTTAATGTCTGTCTGGGAGGTCTGAGGAGGTTTTCTTACTGTGGATGCTACCCAGCAGTTGTAGTTATGGCGCCCCTTAACAGCATGGCTGTTGAAGCTGCATCCACTGCTGCTGCCACCACTACATCACTGTAGCACTACTGTTGAAGAACAGACCCTGTAGACACCACATACATCACTGACACTACTGTTGAAGAACAGACCCTGTAGAACACCACATACATCACTGTAGCACTACTGTTGAAGAACAGACCCTGTTGAACACCACATACATCATGTAGCACTACTGTTGAAGAACAGACCCTGTAGAACACCACATACATCACTGTGCACTACTGTTGAAAACAGCATGAACACCTGTAGAACAACATACATCACTGTAGCACTACTGTTGAAGAACAGACCCTGTAGAACACCACATACATCACTGTAGCACTACTGTTGAAGAAGAACAGACCCTGTAGAACACCACATACATCACTGTAGCACTACTGTTGAAGAACAGACCTGTAGAACACCACATACATCACTGTAGCACTACTGTTGAAGAACAGACCCTGTAGAACACCACATACATCACTGTAGCACTACTGTTGAAGAACAGACCCTGTAGAACACCACATACATCACTGTAGCACTACTGTTGAAGAAAAGACCCTGTAGAACACCAACATACATCACTGTAGCACTACTGTTGAAGAACAGACCCTGTAGAAAACACAATACATCACTGTAGCACTACTGTTGAAGAACAGACCCTGTAGAACACCACATACATCACTGTAGCACTACTGTTGAAGAACAGACCCTGTAGAACACCACATACAATCACTGTAGCACTACTGTTGAAGAACAGACCCTGTAGAACACCACATACATCACTGTAGCACTACTGTTGAAGAACAGACCCTGTAGAACACCACATACATCACTGTAGCACTACTGTTGAAGAACAGACCCTGTAGAACACCACATACATCACTGTAGCACTACTGTTGAAGAACAGACCCTGTAGAACACCACATACATCACTGTAGCACTACTGTTGAAGAACAGACCCTGTAGAACACCACATACACACTGTAGCCTAATGTTGAAGACAGACCCTGTAGAAACCACATACATCACTGTAGCACTAATGTTGAAGAACAGACCCTGTTAGAACACCACATACATCACTGTAGCACTACTGTTGAAGAACAGACCCTGTAGGACACCACATACATCACTGTAGCACTACTGTTGAAGAACAGACCCTGTAGAACACCACATACATCACTGTAGCACTACTGTTGAAGAACAGACCCTGTAGAACACCACATACATCACCTGTAGCACTACTGTTGAAGAACAGACCCTGTAGAATGACAACAACAGGATTCCTGCTGGCTCAGATACTGTAGGGTAGTATACACATTATAGATGGTTTCATTTGATCACATTCATAAAGACTTGGTTCATCTATTTGCTCTCTCCCCCAAAACCATCAAGGCAATTAACTCCATTGGTTTTCTGTTACATAAATAGTCCACAATTATTCAATTACTagatacatacataaacaacctcaaacagtcaagTTTCAAATAATGTGCTGTTGTATTATGTGTCATAGTATGTGTCATACCACAGTTGTCCAGGGGACCTGAGGGATCCTGTTGTAAGCCGTGGTCAGGTAGATGATGAGGAAGATGACCGTCAGGACCCAGTACAAGATGGCCACAAACATGACCCACCCAAAGGCAGACACACGGAAGTACTCTGTCCCTGCTATCAGCATCCATACCAGCAGACCAAACACCTGAGGGGACAGGGAAGCAGATAGCCAgtattccaaatggcatcctattccctttatagtgcactactttttaacagggcccatagggctccagTAGAAAgtaaataggatgccatttgggacgcacacatRGTCAGTGATGGCTGTAGTCTRGTGGTGTCTACCTTATCATGTATTTAAATGCATTTGCTGTGCTTATCTTGATGGCATACTGTAGAAAGACATTACAAGGAAaggaaataatatagcctaaatcaaatcaaatcaaatcatatgcACAGGATCCAGTGCAGTGTAGAGTGATCTGTTTACCTGCAAACTCTYATCTAAAACAGTACAACAGCTATACAAAGTATAACATAATTGCCAGTGATTTTCATAGTTTGTATTGCTGGAACCGAAATTAAACCCGCAGCTGACTGACACCTATCTGATCTGACAGAATGTCGTCACACATTGATCATGATAAATCTATAGATGCCGTTTGTTATACTGCATGCTACTGTAAATAATGGGACGTTTTGTCCTCTGTTACACTGCAAACCTCCCTTCCTGTTATTAAAAGAAAAGAATGTTTCATTGGTTGCTTCATGTCACAGGAAAAAAGAATGTCTGGCCTAAGTGGAAGAGGAGACTCTYTTGGTYACATTCTCCTCTGATGCTGGAAGGAAAAGGGACAATGAAACTGACCTTGTTTTTTAAGCAACTTCCCTTTCcgaagaaaaataaaacactgtacTGAGAACCAATGTCTGTCTACACAGAAAGTATTCTATATTACAGAAAGTATTCTATATTACAGAAAGTATTCTATATTACAGAAAGTAGTATATATTACAGAAAGTAGTCTATATTACAGAAAGTATCCTATATTACAGAAAGTAGTCTATATTACAGAAAGTATCCTATATTTCAGAAAGTAGTATATATTACAGAAAGTATCCTATATTTCAGAAAGTAGTCTATATTACAGAAAGTAGTATATATTACAGAAAGTATCCTATATTACAGAAAGTATCCTATATTACAGAAAGTATCCTATATTACAGAAAGTAGCCTATATTACAGAAAGTATTCTATATTGCAGAAAGTAGTCTATATTACAGAAAGTAGTATATATTACAGAAAGTATCCTATATTACAGAAAGTATCCTATATTTCAGAAAGTAGCCTATTTTTCAGAAAGTAGCCTATATTACAGGAAGTAAGCTATATTACAGGAAGTAGCCTATATTACAGGAAGTAGGTTGACATTATGGTAATTTTCTCCAGTTATATTTCCTTGAAAATTTTGAAATAATTGAATCTTCAGTTCAGTGCAGTTTTCAATACAATGTCACGTCACCATCTGTGAAAAAATGTCATACAGGTCATTAGCCtatgcaaaatgtgtataaaatgcacataaaatataCAGGTCGAACAGAATGCAAATCTGTATAAAAGTAATGGAATTCAGCAAATGGCCAACTCTTCCCTTTATCAGAACTAATTGTGCCCCTATGATAAGGGTACAATTAGCCATGTGATACAAGGTATGAACAATATAAAATGTCTGATCTTCATAATGTGTTTAATTTGTTTAATCAACAAAGCGGTATTGATTCCCTCCATGAATTCTGATGGCAGTTATTGTGAGAAAGATGGTAAAAGCCACTGCCATAGTGATTTCAATAAATTATTATATTGAACTTGGACACAAATATGTTTGTGCTGCAGTTAGGACATcactctctgcaactggatcctgaactccCTGAGGGGTAGACCACAGGCTGTGGGGATTgtcaacaacacctcctccacactgactcttaactcAGGGGTGCCCCAGGGGTGTGAACATGTCCCGATCCACATCAAccggactgcagtagagagagtcactagttttaagttcctcggtgtccacatcaccgaggacgtGTCATGGACCAACACCACCTCCACTGTTGTCAAGAAGGCACAACATCATGCCGccccgggtcctctccaaatactagcCCTGCACCATCAAGAATGTCCTAACCGGTTGCACcacggcctggtacgggaattgtTCCGTAtacgaccgcaaggccctccagcgggtggtgagaCGCCAGTACATCATGGACCGTGCTCACCTATCCAGTACATCTACTCGAAACAGTGCCTGAGGAAGTCATGCAGCATCAtccaggaccccacacaccccagtcacaagctgttctctccctcccttaacATCTGGCAGACGGTCAGAGCATGAAGtctgatagaaactgtctctgagcctgttgtatctacaagccatcaggcTGTTGAACaattgaactggactgaccacctgctctgattctcctcAACTTAGCACACATGCACCCTCATGCACACGCCCATATAGACGTACACACATTTACATTCATACTACACACTGACATCAcaactcagagcatgcgcagaccagctgaagGCGCAatagcttgtcacctaaaacccttacaaacttttacagatgcagaattgagagaatcctgtcaggatgtatcaccgcctggtatgtcaactgcaccgcccacaagcgcagggctctccagaggatggtgcgtctgcccaacgcatcactacctgccttcaggacacctacagtaaccaatgtcacaggaaggccaaaaagaccatcaaggacaacaaccacccgagccactgcctgttcatctctctgttatccagaatgcgaggtcagtacaggtgcatcaaaaatggaccgagagactgaaaaacagcttctatctcaaggccatcagactgttaaatagccatcactagcacagagaggctgccgCCTAtgtacacagacttgaaatcattggcaactttaataaatagaacactagccactttaaatgtcactttaataatgtttacatatcttgcattactcatctcatatgtacagtgccttgcaaaagtattcatccccttggcgtttttcctattttgttgcattacaacctgtaatttaaatagatttttatttggatttcatgtaatggacaaacacaaaattgtccaaattggtgaagtgaaatgaaaaaaataatttattaaaaagaaaattaaacggaaaagtggtgcatgcatatgtattcactccctttacTATGAAAACCCTAaatagatctggtgcaaccaattaaagttaagtcggaagtttacatacatttaggttggagtcattaaaactcgtttttcaaccactccacaatttcttgtaagaaactatagttttggcaagtcggttaggacatctactttgtgcatgacacaagtcatttttccccaaaaatgtacagACAGTAAATTTCACTTTCacaagcttgtggaaagctacccaaaacatttgacccaagttaaacaatttaatggatatggatatattgaagcaacatctcaagacatcagtcagaagctaaagcttggtcgaaaatgggtcttccaaatggacaataagcccaagcatacatccaaagttgtggcaaaatggcttaaggacaacaaagtcaaggtattggagtgtctatcacaatgccctgaccacaatcctatagaatatttgtgggcagaactgaaaaagcatgtgcgagcaaggaggcctacaaacctgactcagttacaccagctctgtcaggaggaatgggccaaaattcacccaacttattgtgggaagcttgtggaaggctacccgaaacgtttgacccaagttaaaccatttaaaggcaatgctaccaaatactaatgagtgtatgtacacttctgacccactgggaatgtgatgaaagaaataaaagctgaaagaaataatctCTCTACtaattctaacatttcacattcttaaaataaagtggtgatcctaactgacctaagacagggaatgtttactaggattaaatgtcaggaattgtgaaaaagtgagttaaaatgtatttggctaggtgtatgtaaacttccgacttcagctgtaccttcagaagttacataattagttaaaaaaagtgtcacatgatctgtcacataatcTCAGATATataacacctgttctgaaagccccagagtctgcaacaccactaagcaaggagcaccaccaagcaagtggcaccctGAAGACAAggggctctccaaacaggtcagggacaaagttgtggagaagtacagatcagggtggttataaaaaatatccaaaactttgaacatcccacggagcaccattaaatccatgataaaaaaagaaagaatatggcaccacaacaaaactgccaagagaggccgcccaccaaaactcacggagcaggcaaggagggcattaatcagaggcaacaaagagaccaaagataaccctgaaagagctgcaaacctccacagcggagattggatatctgtccataggaccactttaaggtgtacactccacagagctgggctttacggaagagtggccagaaaaaagccattgcttaaagaaaaaaataagcaaacacatttggtgttcaccaaaaggcatgtgggagactctccaaacatatgggaGAATGTACtctgtcagatgagactaaaattgagctttttggccatcaaggtaaATGCTATATTTGAggtaaacccaacacctctcataacCCCGAGAACCTCATCCCCACTCTGAAGCAttgtggtgcagcatcatgctgtgggaatgtttttcatcggcaaggactgggaaactggtcagaattgatggaatgatggatggtgctaaatacagggaaattcttgagggaaacctgtttcagtctccagagatttgagactgggacgagggttcaccttccagcaggacaatgaccctaagcatactgctaaagcaacacttgagtggtttattaaggggaaacatttaaatgtcttggaatggcctatcaaagcccagacctcaatccaattgagaatctgtggtatgacttaaaattgctgtacaccagcagaacccatccaacttaaaggagctggagcagttttgccttgaagaatgagcaaaaatcagccgatgtgatacagcctggatcaaaTCTACCtcttcactgagatgcagtgccttagacgagTCACTCGAGCCaatttgctacacccgcaataacatcagctaaacacatgtatgtgaccaaacAACTTGATTGATTTTCTACCAGACTCTTGTCATACTGCCCAGTTTatacactgccccccccccccccccccccccccccccccccccccccccccccccccccccccaacctctcccaatacacgtgtaaatattggactataaaatgTGCTTTCTTGAATTATACTTATGCTACTATAAAATGTTTGTGTaatttatgttcgtattcttaacCTTAATTatgtcttattgttgttgcatgatctagaaggaacctgcaagtaagcatgtCTTTGGAAGATGTACCATGCGTAACACGTAGCCTACAGCTTGAATCTTGAAACTTGACTACTTACTATTTCTGCGAAAACGAGGAGCCCCGTAGCAGTGCGAAAAAAGTGCCTATCGCATGCCAGAGTAGATGTGGCAAAGTTGTCGGTGCTGCTGCTGGTAGACGTTATCACAGTGCGCGTCGCTGCTCCTTCCATCTTCAATATCGATCTTCCGAGTTTGGATCCTGCCCCTCTAATAAATCGTGCTACTCTAATAAAAGGAAGGTGGGAAAGATGGCCATTGTGCGTCTTTCCTGAGTAGACGACAAGACTTCCGCGGAACTCTAAATTTGTTGTGAATCAActcgtttttgtttattttagatAATAATATCTATGACCTGTCTGAATGCCATTCTGTCGTCGTATAACAAAGCCTACTGTATGTTCaacataatttggtcagttaggCCTACACCATTCCCTAAATGTCACTGAGTTGAGAGTGGTTGCATAAAGAGGAACTTATTTTTGATGATAGGTAAATCAGGCTGCCAGAAAGTATTGCCTTTGGTTGGTAATGTTTTGCATAGGGTGCTGTATTTCAGAGGACCCGAGCAGGAACAATCTATAGCCAAAGACGGAAGAGAGACCTAGCCAGCAGAATGCTGATTGTAGTTTTGAAACTGaggtaaaagtgcagtaactgcagtcggcTGTGTTATTTTGGACGCAATAATCGCTccatactgcactctgactacaatcttttttcgtaagggcTATGACAGCAGGCTGTCTCACTTCAAAAGGTGTGCATGATGCAGGTTAGCTGTAGATTATTAATCTACTAAACTGTAGTCGCACCCTTGCTcaaacagatacagtacagtgtgCCTTTTGGTCAAACAGAACAGTGTGTGTTCAGTTAACCACTGTCTAAACCTGCTGGTGCATGTCCAATAAGGACCATAGTCATGGCCTAATGTACCTTCACTAAATCAGACAGTTGTTGATGTAGTTTTCAATCATTGATTAGTTACTACTCTCTCCAGTTAGAAACTCGATATCCATCATCATGTCCTCAGTGTGACAGCAATAAATGTGTTCTGTGGTGATGTCTAAACTGTACCAGCAGATGGCAGCATATAGACAGACAAAGATCATGGGGAAAGGAAAATGTGAAAACAGCCTCGAGGCTTAACTACAACTTGTGCATTGTCTTAACAACCAACATAACAATACTCGAAATAGGCGATGTAATTACATCACAACAAAATATTATACACGTGTTAATAATGCTAGAAATATAAGTATGGACACTTAAGTTCACCCTGTAACAAACTGAAGGGGAGTGCATGGCCAGGGACAGGTTGAGAGAGCAGtggggagaggcattgtgtgTTMATACTAGGCTCCTATCTGGGAACCCTCCTCATCACGAATAAATAAATGCAAAACAGGACTTAATCAATTAATTCATAAGTGACTTGTGTTTAACTCTGCTACATCTTGTGATGTCGTTTTAGAATGTTcataattattttttgttttacgtCCACTATACACCCACATGGTATGGAGGCCAAAATATCACTGGGACACTCCATGGTAACCTTYATCAAACACACATCCACTTTGTTGTTTGCATTGTTTATTTATGATTATAAACTGKGTGGtttgaaccctgaatgctgattggcagaTAGCCGTGGTATACcatggtatgacaaaacatttatttttactgctctaattacgttggttaGTAGTTTATAGAGGCAATAAGGCCCCTCGGGGGgttgtggtgtatggccaatataccacggctaagggctgtgtccaggcaccccGCGATGCGTTGTgcatcattttatatatatattttttgtacctttatttaactaggcatgtcagttaagaacaaattcttatttacaatgacggcctactggagaacagcccttagcagtggtatattggctatataccaaaCCCCCTCATGCTTTATTACTtaattatacaacaggtgggtctaatcctgaatgctgattggttaaaaccgcattccagccagtgtctattccacaagttaccaccggctaaatctatgacgctAAAATGTAGGCaaacaatgtaaataagaatttgtttttaactgacttgcttagttaaataaaggttcaataaaaaataaataaaaaaatgcttgtgtgtctagttctgacagtgcagcaatatctaacaatttaacatatacccaatacacacaaatctaagtaaggaatggaattaagaatagacaaatatatggacgagcaatgtcagagcggcatagactaaaatacagtagaatagtatagaaaggttaaataaaaaataaaaacattttcaatcTGACTGTCTCATCAGCTCAGCCAGACAACTTattaacttgatctccactataaaaagcatctacacatttcttttagactaacatttaacagcggagatttgtataaaccttgtggtctgtctctccaacatttgcaacattgtttcaatattca from Salvelinus sp. IW2-2015 unplaced genomic scaffold, ASM291031v2 Un_scaffold2144, whole genome shotgun sequence encodes the following:
- the LOC112073098 gene encoding LOW QUALITY PROTEIN: CKLF-like MARVEL transmembrane domain-containing protein 8 (The sequence of the model RefSeq protein was modified relative to this genomic sequence to represent the inferred CDS: deleted 2 bases in 1 codon); the encoded protein is MEGAATRTVITSTSSSTDNFATSTLACDRHFFRTATGLLVFAEIVFGLLVWMLIAGTEYFRVSAFGWVMFVAILYWVLTVIFLIIYLTTAYNRIPQVPWTTVGLFFNSSATVMYLVAAAVDAASTAAVKGRHNYNCWVASTFFAFLVTLCYAGSTYLSFKSWRSRDEEQ